A genomic window from Candidatus Kouleothrix ribensis includes:
- a CDS encoding B12-binding domain-containing radical SAM protein, with amino-acid sequence MKVKLILPALTEAISPHWRPIKYSLFPPLGLATLAGYLSEDDQVTIVDEHVEPLDLDDTPDLVVIQVYITSAFRSYALADYYRARGAHVCLGGLHVTSLPDEAARHADTIFLGPGEDTWPAFLADLRAGRPGRRYQSRERTLAGMPQVRRDLIKRHMYLVPNSIVVSRGCPHACDFCYKEAFFQGGRSFYTQAVDQALEEIDRLPGRHLYFLDDHLFGNPRFASALFTGMRGMGRLWQAAGTVKSVLQPGLLEQAVASGLRSLFVGFETLNPANLREQHKYQNLNRDYSAAITRLHGLGVMVNASFVFGMDDDDPSVFDRTVDWAISQGIETATFHILTPYPGTALYQRMASERRLLHSRWDQYDTRHVVFRPAKMTPAQLEEGYWRAYGQFYRWGAIVRGAWAKPGWAERARHLAYAGGWKKCEPLWDAIIRARRATSMLPMLESVLAGFGARPSTRAATPPRAGAPAPIEVADRS; translated from the coding sequence ATGAAGGTCAAGCTGATCTTGCCGGCGCTGACTGAGGCGATCAGCCCGCACTGGCGCCCGATCAAATACTCGCTGTTTCCGCCGCTCGGGCTGGCGACACTGGCCGGCTACCTGAGCGAAGACGACCAGGTGACGATCGTGGATGAGCATGTCGAGCCGCTCGACCTCGACGACACGCCCGATCTGGTCGTCATCCAGGTGTACATCACCTCGGCGTTCCGCTCGTACGCGCTGGCCGACTACTACCGCGCGCGCGGGGCGCACGTATGCCTGGGCGGCCTGCACGTCACGTCGCTGCCCGACGAGGCCGCGCGCCACGCCGACACGATCTTCCTAGGCCCTGGCGAAGACACCTGGCCGGCGTTCCTGGCCGACTTGCGCGCTGGACGGCCGGGCCGGCGCTACCAATCGCGCGAGCGCACGCTGGCAGGCATGCCGCAGGTTCGGCGCGACCTGATCAAGCGCCATATGTACCTGGTGCCGAACTCGATCGTCGTCTCGCGCGGCTGCCCACACGCCTGCGACTTCTGCTACAAAGAAGCGTTCTTCCAGGGTGGGCGCTCGTTCTACACCCAGGCGGTCGACCAGGCGCTGGAAGAGATCGATCGGCTGCCAGGCCGGCACCTGTACTTTCTCGACGACCACCTGTTCGGTAACCCGCGTTTCGCGTCGGCGCTATTCACGGGCATGCGCGGCATGGGCCGGCTCTGGCAGGCCGCCGGCACGGTCAAGTCGGTGTTGCAGCCAGGCCTGCTCGAACAGGCGGTGGCCAGCGGGCTACGCAGCCTGTTTGTCGGCTTCGAGACGCTCAACCCGGCCAATCTGCGCGAGCAGCACAAGTATCAGAACCTGAACCGCGACTACAGCGCCGCGATCACGCGCCTGCACGGGCTGGGCGTGATGGTCAATGCCAGCTTCGTGTTTGGCATGGACGACGACGACCCAAGCGTGTTCGATCGCACGGTCGATTGGGCAATTAGCCAGGGCATCGAGACGGCCACGTTTCATATCCTGACGCCCTACCCCGGCACTGCGCTCTACCAGCGCATGGCCAGCGAGCGCCGGCTGCTGCATAGCCGCTGGGATCAGTACGACACACGCCACGTGGTCTTTCGGCCGGCCAAAATGACGCCGGCGCAGCTCGAAGAGGGCTACTGGCGGGCGTACGGCCAGTTCTATCGCTGGGGCGCGATCGTGCGGGGCGCCTGGGCCAAGCCAGGCTGGGCCGAGCGCGCGCGCCACCTGGCCTATGCCGGCGGCTGGAAAAAGTGCGAGCCGCTGTGGGACGCGATCATCCGCGCGCGGCGCGCCACCAGCATGCTGCCCATGCTCGAGTCGGTGCTGGCCGGCTTTGGGGCACGCCCGAGCACGCGCGCGGCCACACCGCCACGCGCTGGCGCGCCCGCGCCGATCGAGGTGGCCGACCGATCATAA
- a CDS encoding DUF1361 domain-containing protein → MYQRITHIHQFLRQHAFYALVLSSGLAGGLVVARVARSGHITFIFLLWNLLLAWLPYLASLWAASIQRRRPQAWWLLLLPGALWLLFFPNAPYIVTDLVHLRERPMIPLWYDIGLLAAFMLSGCFLAVVSLHTMQTLVRHVAGGLLSWVFVLVASGLSGLGVYLGRVLRWNSWDIVLYPRAVLADAFGPLLDPRGNIAQLALSGVFAAVLFVCYMLYLAAYQGGRMRAEASNKA, encoded by the coding sequence ATGTATCAGCGAATCACACACATCCACCAGTTCTTGCGGCAGCACGCCTTCTACGCGCTGGTGCTCAGCAGCGGCCTGGCCGGTGGCCTGGTAGTCGCACGGGTGGCGCGCTCGGGCCACATCACGTTCATCTTCCTACTCTGGAACCTGCTACTGGCCTGGCTGCCCTACCTGGCCAGCCTGTGGGCCGCCAGCATCCAGCGGCGGCGCCCACAGGCCTGGTGGCTGCTGCTGCTACCCGGCGCGCTGTGGCTGCTGTTCTTCCCGAACGCGCCATATATCGTGACCGACCTGGTACACCTGCGCGAGCGCCCCATGATCCCGCTGTGGTACGACATCGGCCTGCTGGCGGCGTTTATGCTTAGCGGCTGCTTCCTGGCGGTCGTGTCGCTGCACACCATGCAGACGCTGGTGCGCCATGTCGCGGGCGGGCTGCTCAGCTGGGTGTTTGTGCTGGTGGCCAGCGGGCTGAGCGGGCTGGGCGTATACCTTGGGCGCGTGCTGCGCTGGAACAGCTGGGATATCGTGCTGTACCCACGCGCGGTGCTGGCCGACGCGTTCGGCCCATTGCTCGACCCGCGTGGCAATATTGCGCAGCTGGCGCTCAGCGGCGTGTTTGCGGCGGTGCTGTTCGTGTGCTATATGCTCTACCTGGCGGCCTACCAGGGCGGGCGCATGCGCGCCGAGGCCAGCAACAAGGCATGA